The sequence below is a genomic window from Halodesulfovibrio sp. MK-HDV.
ACTGTAAAATTAAATCTTCAGGAGTTGCAGAGCGGTTAGCTTTGTATTCACCATAAAGTTCATGGCGGAAGTTTTTACCACGTCCGTCAAGAATGAAGGTGATGTATTCCGGAGACTCATCCCGCAGCATTTTCATTAAAATACGTGAAACAATAAATAGGGCGTTCGTAGGGAAACCATCCGCACGTTTAAGGTGCTGCATGGCGTAAAATGCCCGAAAAATGAATGCGGAGCCGTCAATAAGGTAGACAGGCTTAGACGTAAGGCCAAGGCGTTCTTGTAAAGACATATATATAGATGGGGTGGTTTGGGTTGCTACAATAGCGGCATAGGTGCGTTGCCAGAAGTGTAATAAAAGGAGAATCGCTGCCGCTTCATCTGCAAAGTGCATTGTGCAAAAGTGGATGATACCTACTATGCCTTCTACCTGCAAACACTAATACTTTGATTTGTAGCGAAGTGTGCAAAAAAATTTAGTAGCTACTGCTCAGAATAATTAGGTGTTTTTATTTGCGATGCATAATAAGCGCTATATCTTTAGTGCCGTAAATAAAAAAAAATAAGAAACTATTTGACAGTCGGCATGGTTTTCCATAAATACGTTTTCGCACGTGAGGGAACTCACGAAGCACATATGAAGCGTCCCCATCGTCTAGCCTGGCCCAGGACACCTGCCTTTCACGCAGGCGACAGGGGTTCAAATCCCCTTGGGGACGCCAAGCAAATTCAAGCACTTACATGCACATGTAAGTGCTTTTTTTGTTATATTACCCTGCGAGGTGTAAGCCAAAGGTGTAAGTTTTTGAATTTTTATTTTTAGACTGCACTTGCATCACTCTTCTCTTTGTTATGCTGGCCATTGTTCTCGGCTTTTGATGTGATTGAACTGAGAATATTGACCGCTTCATTTGGTCTGTATTGTTTGCGTAAGTACTTATCTGTTTGATGAGTAGATTTATGTCGAAGCAGTTCTTTTACATCCATAAGACAAGCACCATTTGTATGGGCAAGTGTTCCTGCTAGTGCTCGAATTCCGTGGACACCAAAAGGTGTTACATTTGCTTTCACACAAAGCCTTTTAAGCCAGCGCATGTGAAGACCTGCTTCAAGCTGTATCTCAGAAAAAACATAAGAACGTTTGCTGCCTACTTGAAGTTTATATTCTTTTAGTTTGGCGGCTAGTTCAGTTGCCAGTGGGATTAGGTCACAGCTTTCGATGCGGTCTTTCCTTTTTCGGGTTCGCAAACCGATTTGCTCACCCATAAACTTCACATCAGCCCATGTAAGGCGACGCATTTCAACGCGCCTAGCGGCGGTCATGAGTAAAGTAAACAATACTAGATAGTGTTGTGGCTCATCGCTTTTTGCCGCCAGTTTCAAGACTTTGAGCATATCTTCAAGCGGCGGCATGTAATGAGGTTCTTCTTCTGTGGTAGCTCCCTTTGGTAGCCTGCAGAAAGGATTGGCCTCTGGCATCTCTATATAATCGATACCCCAGTACCAACCTGCCTTAAGATTTTTGATTTGCCTATCCAGGTTCTTGCCGGAGTACTGTTTCTTAAGGGCATTGAATACGTCGAGAATGTCCTTTTTGCGCACATTGGACACCGGCGTTGTGGGGGGAAGAATGCCTGTTTCAAAGAAACGGCGAAAGGCACGCTGTTTTTCCTTTGCTAGCTTGCAGTTCTCGTCTGTGAATGTATTAAATGCATGTTCCATATACAATTCAGCCCATTCACCAACCAATAAGTTTCTAA
It includes:
- a CDS encoding site-specific integrase; its protein translation is MAFQMKNGKWKGQVYYTDRNGKVHRKTKNFDRKRDTQQWQNEERNRLELADQEAETPQKSFRNLLVGEWAELYMEHAFNTFTDENCKLAKEKQRAFRRFFETGILPPTTPVSNVRKKDILDVFNALKKQYSGKNLDRQIKNLKAGWYWGIDYIEMPEANPFCRLPKGATTEEEPHYMPPLEDMLKVLKLAAKSDEPQHYLVLFTLLMTAARRVEMRRLTWADVKFMGEQIGLRTRKRKDRIESCDLIPLATELAAKLKEYKLQVGSKRSYVFSEIQLEAGLHMRWLKRLCVKANVTPFGVHGIRALAGTLAHTNGACLMDVKELLRHKSTHQTDKYLRKQYRPNEAVNILSSITSKAENNGQHNKEKSDASAV